A window of the Theileria parva strain Muguga chromosome 2, complete sequence, whole genome shotgun sequence genome harbors these coding sequences:
- a CDS encoding RNA polymerase III RPC4 family protein: protein MMDLFAEDEAEDTELKNQNDTNQFLKYEFDPIPLDAARDSVDITSIEALEELAELNPNLILPHLLPLNEKLSAPRETTSDIFNKEGIQLMHIQMPSTLPAINRELEIGDIEDKTDKKVYEPSKLEFLPSGQLGKLRIHKSGKIMLHIDGHEFNFLRGNGSTCNQQVACHLEQNNEFLFLGNFHNRFVVSPNLSCLGANQHT, encoded by the exons ATGATGGACTTGTTTGCAGAGGATGAGGCGGAAGATACAGAACTAAAAAATCAGAATGATAcaaatcaatttttaaagtaCGAATTCGATCCTATCCCCCTGGACGCCGCCAGAGATTCCGTGGACATCACCAGCATAGAAGCTCTGGAGGAACTTGCAGAATTGAACCCAAACCTGATTCTTCCGCATCTTCTGCCTctaaatgaaaaattatct GCTCCGCGCGAAACAACCAGTGATATATTCAATAAAGA AGGGATACAACTTATGCACATTCAAATGCCTAGCACTCTTCCAGCGATAAATAGAGAACTAGAAATTGGCG ACATTGAAGATAAAACAGATAAAAAGGTTTATGAACCATCTAAACTGGAATTCTTGCCTTCAGGGCAGCTGGGAAAGCTGAGAATTCATAAAAGTGGAAAGATAATGTTACACATTGATGGACACGAATTTAATTTCCTAAGAGGAAACGGATCTACCTGTAATCAACAAGTTGCCTGTCATTTGGAGCAAAATAACGAGTTTCTTTTCTTGGGGAATTTCCACAACAGATTTGTGGTCTCCCCAAATCTGTCCTGCCTCGGCGCAAATCAACACACATAG
- the KLHDC3 gene encoding Galactose oxidase central domain protein — MTDKSKSATVKGESTPAKTSRPTLFNLLEVLANYSMTTPSQRQCIRDIVTEFLANKFEHSKVYSYIGAVVGHDRLHAVIKQLEADPDRSPLPDQDGLMKIESAFNLTRNYKTTGANGDSCTNKDEILRTIRRNLSKKCELSRSSSVKTASAGVLLQKACWLPIRRTLTAGPLYGHSLICIGNRAYILGGSNGRNQGFNLSKAHLINLLDFSSKQIMLSGEVPTHREGNSCNVAVVNQGHSVVLFGGFNGEVFFNDVYLLDLEKRRWTKRHPTGPLPTPRDEHSALIYPPRCDLKNPNTTTERVTPEAGTSERVMTEGQNAQANSSSETFNNSQLDHQDKDAQENRSTQRSVKSVREGPVVYLFVFGGKTGLLNKFKCLNDMWAYNVLGNYWMMVDTGENKPCPRFGVCALWADDETVCVFGGETSSSNGFVDRTERVLLDDLWMFHLNPLSTGKQLSSTNTQLSTESASETAEDSQLDNTDRSDRNGEVKLSGVWVQDYYEGNIGPRSHYSSIFIAQRCKEVNTGAPRTVERLMFLTGGLTYPPGNKKVVVASDKLYFYFFSQKRWYSLKPNYPRNYIGEPFEPRQLHVACFFEKKNILFPGTKPSVPCIFFHGGFHKKQILSDSWVLSLTGEDLFFKNSLLSTETNNNAKMELRMYPPWYYRESHSPSLLWGMCSVQKWVFGALAHLVDNSLKDTVSSTNLSIKFEPSPKGEELMLSVQDDGNGLDYNSMNRLLKLFGRTYNSYNSTDDPDSRTGKEEYGLGFKLAYGRLGNSVAVMSRTHDSIGIGMLSLDLMCQCESREMAAPMCMWKLPSKELINRDGPCLIDQRHHQRLLMSYSPFNSAALLAEQINVLGVNPGTRLLFWQLRDDLDSLVLEDGTLFSSNHTHNLGSRNAQSDDESKDHREVGSVVYFRDHVMEGGIVMDSNNPNGTKSKHDGASSPAPEQSVPEEQLNNAVSGEQHNEAHENAVDGAVKVEGQGNEEKPAVENENQETAVIDKLEELKSLMGYSGSWYEAFPLWKTAKHSMDYCLPVYLYWLHLHSSCTLSVQDVQLKPNPVHFHLFESNKSVDLDDIDLSTRVESLAQFTQNTTNAVDTSQNNLDKSQSGENFKRVREPFSSAQEEEDAVNYKVTKYNNSVDVKPGETDNSQPEKLTPQKKVPECLGTMAMPNPQLKDQFGKDLSVEECFLDMHNHVLGTNMLGGINNASDLSMDSYSCGKNTCGYCGVSPIGRSLSGGETLYSFLRAKLHKSVQLPFLFHPEDHAQGAFALIGFLNYPTKSAYHSSSSEFSFDKTSNSSVSSNFGNLSSPVKKPLAPTSFVVTEPPEPQPTPPPVSSSPTKSRKAKGQRGKGTTQAQTGNTAQQAPLPKTTQVIFSGSMSSENLGPTSTPEMEAQKKESKSKSGPPMFLGVGAGAPLYSSERSSSNMFLGQQIPRMQPEDRVCEAGVLLYYKGRMIRRLEGNFPAPMDELESAKLPPKASLFRGNMYRFALTAVINVPNWLVPSITKQEFVHENNRVFLTFKAKLIKLLSEYCKVCMDEHKRHSWYLEKLKQIVDYDMANQTTLNSYMTKPDEVEGLDDEVVPSWKLENTESSQENTTREESLNEDAVVAPPEDDVNLSSKNLNLNNVATVTT, encoded by the coding sequence ATGACTGATAAGAGTAAATCAGCAACCGTAAAGGGAGAATCAACTCCCGCCAAAACGTCTCGACCAACGCTCTTCAACCTGCTCGAGGTCTTGGCAAACTATTCAATGACAACGCCATCACAAAGACAATGCATCAGAGATATTGTAACCGAGTTTCTAGCGAATAAATTTGAGCACTCGAAGGTGTATTCATACATCGGAGCTGTTGTTGGACATGACAGACTACATGCCGTGATCAAGCAACTGGAAGCTGATCCAGATCGATCACCCTTACCAGATCAGGACGGGCTGATGAAGATCGAGTCAGCCTTTAATTTAACCAGAAATTATAAGACGACAGGCGCAAACGGGGATTCGTGTACAAATAAGGATGAAATCTTGAGAACAATACGGAGAAATTTGAGTAAAAAGTGCGAGTTGTCGAGGTCGTCGAGCGTAAAAACAGCATCTGCAGGAGTTTTGTTGCAGAAGGCGTGCTGGCTACCCATTAGAAGAACTTTGACTGCAGGCCCGCTTTATGGCCACAGCCTAATTTGCATAGGCAACAGAGCCTACATTCTGGGCGGAAGCAATGGCAGAAACCAAGGATTTAACCTTTCAAAGGCACATTTGATAAACCTTCTCGACTTCAGCAGCAAGCAGATAATGTTAAGTGGAGAAGTCCCAACACACAGGGAAGGAAACTCGTGTAATGTGGCAGTGGTTAACCAGGGCCACTCCGTAGTTTTGTTTGGAGGCTTTAATGGCGAGGTTTTCTTTAATGACGTGTACCTATTGGACCTGGAAAAGCGCAGATGGACTAAGAGACACCCAACAGGACCACTTCCCACACCAAGAGATGAACATTCTGCCCTCATATACCCACCAAGATGTGATTTAAAAAACCCAAACACGACGACAGAGAGGGTAACACCAGAAGCAGGCACAAGTGAAAGAGTAATGACTGAAGGCCAAAATGCACAAGCAAATTCCTCATCAGAAACATTTAACAACAGCCAGTTGGACCACCAGGATAAGGATGCTCAGGAAAATAGATCAACCCAGAGAAGTGTGAAGAGTGTAAGGGAAGGACCTGTGGTATACCTGTTTGTGTTTGGAGGGAAAACCGGCCTCCTAAACAAGTTCAAGTGCCTGAATGATATGTGGGCATACAACGTACTCGGCAATTACTGGATGATGGTGGATACGGGAGAGAATAAACCGTGCCCCAGGTTCGGAGTATGTGCGCTTTGGGCCGACGACGAGACCGTATGTGTATTTGGAGGAGAAACGAGCTCGTCTAACGGCTTTGTAGATCGCACTGAGCGAGTTCTGCTCGATGATTTATGGATGTTCCACCTTAACCCCCTAAGCACAGGCAAGCAATTATCAAGCACGAACACCCAGTTGTCCACCGAGTCAGCATCGGAAACAGCGGAAGACTCTCAGTTGGATAACACAGACAGATCGGATCGCAATGGTGAGGTGAAATTATCAGGAGTCTGGGTGCAGGACTACTACGAAGGAAACATAGGCCCGCGCTCCCACTACAgtagtatatttatagCACAGAGGTGCAAAGAAGTTAACACGGGAGCACCCAGGACGGTGGAGAGGTTGATGTTTTTGACTGGGGGTTTGACTTATCCACCTGGGAATAAGAAGGTCGTGGTGGCAAGTGACAAGCTTTACTTTTATTTCTTCAGCCAAAAGAGGTGGTACTCTTTGAAGCCCAATTATCCAAGGAATTACATAGGGGAGCCATTTGAGCCAAGACAGCTTCATGTGGCCTGTTTCTTCGAGAAGAAGAATATTCTCTTTCCAGGCACAAAGCCCTCGGTGCCCTGCATATTCTTCCACGGAGGCTTTCACAAGAAGCAGATCCTCTCGGACTCTTGGGTGCTATCCCTAACAGGGGAGGATCTTTTCTTCAAAAATTCATTACTCTCCACAGAGACCAACAACAATGCAAAAATGGAGCTTAGGATGTACCCGCCCTGGTACTACAGAGAGTCACACTCACCGTCTCTGCTCTGGGGAATGTGTTCAGTACAGAAGTGGGTGTTTGGAGCACTTGCACACCTTGTTGACAACTCACTCAAGGATACAGTAAGTAGCACAAATCTGTCCATAAAGTTCGAGCCATCACCCAAGGGCGAGGAGCTCATGCTTTCCGTCCAGGATGACGGGAACGGACTTGACTACAACTCTATGAACAGGCTCTTAAAGCTCTTTGGCAGGACTTACAACAGCTACAACTCGACTGATGATCCAGATTCCAGAACAGGCAAGGAGGAGTATGGTTTGGGCTTCAAGCTCGCATACGGAAGACTGGGAAACAGTGTTGCAGTAATGTCGAGAACCCATGACTCGATTGGCATTGGAATGTTATCGCTGGATCTCATGTGCCAGTGTGAGTCCCGAGAAATGGCCGCCCCAATGTGCATGTGGAAGCTTCCAAGCAAGGAGTTGATTAACAGGGACGGCCCATGTCTTATAGATCAGAGGCATCACCAGAGATTACTGATGAGCTACTCCCCATTTAACAGTGCAGCACTTCTTGCGGAGCAGATTAACGTACTAGGAGTTAACCCAGGAACCAGGCTACTCTTCTGGCAGCTGAGAGACGACTTAGACTCTCTGGTCTTGGAGGACGGAACACTTTTTAGTTCAAACCACACCCATAACCTTGGAAGCAGAAACGCCCAGAGCGATGACGAGTCTAAGGATCACCGTGAAGTTGGCAGTGTCGTTTACTTTAGAGACCATGTTATGGAGGGAGGGATTGTAATGGACTCGAACAACCCCAATGGAACTAAATCTAAACACGACGGCGCCAGTTCACCGGCACCAGAACAGTCAGTACCAGAAGAACAGCTAAATAATGCAGTTTCTGGGGAACAACATAATGAGGCGCATGAAAATGCCGTTGATGGAGCTGTGAAGGTTGAAGGTCAAGGTAATGAGGAAAAGCCTGCTGTAGAGAATGAGAATCAGGAAACTGCAGTCATTGATAAGCTAGAGGAGCTGAAGAGCTTGATGGGATATAGCGGAAGCTGGTATGAAGCATTCCCACTATGGAAGACTGCAAAGCATTCAATGGATTATTGTCTCCCAGTGTACCTGTACTGGCTCCACCTACACTCTTCCTGCACACTCTCGGTACAAGATGTTCAGCTTAAACCAAACCCAGTTCACTTCCACCTGTTTGAAAGTAATAAATCGGTGGATCTGGACGACATAGACCTGTCAACGCGAGTTGAGTCACTGGCCCAGTTTACTCAAAACACGACAAACGCCGTTGATACTAGCCAGAATAACCTTGACAAGAGTCAGAGCGGAGAGAATTTCAAACGTGTACGCGAGCCATTTAGCAGTGCCCAAGAGGAGGAGGATGCAGTTAATTACAAGGTGACCAAGTACAATAACTCAGTTGATGTTAAGCCAGGAGAAACAGATAACTCTCAGCCAGAAAAATTGACACCACAAAAGAAGGTACCAGAATGTCTTGGAACAATGGCGATGCCAAATCCACAACTTAAGGACCAATTTGGAAAAGACCTATCAGTTGAAGAGTGTTTCCTAGACATGCATAACCACGTTTTGGGAACAAACATGTTAGGTGGGATTAACAACGCATCCGATTTATCAATGGACTCTTACAGCTGTGGAAAGAATACATGTGGATACTGCGGAGTTTCACCAATAGGCAGATCTCTATCAGGAGGCGAGACTCTCTACTCCTTTCTAAGGGCCAAACTTCATAAATCTGTCCAACTCCCATTTCTATTTCACCCAGAAGATCACGCACAAGGCGCGTTCGCACTTATTGGGTTTTTGAACTATCCCACAAAGTCCGCATACCACTCCTCGTCAAGCGAGTTCAGCTTTGACAAAACCTCTAACTCCAGTGTTTCATCAAACTTCGGAAATCTAAGCTCCCCAGTGAAGAAACCACTAGCTCCAACCTCATTTGTAGTCACAGAGCCCCCAGAACCCCAACCCACACCACCTCCAGTCTCCTCAAGTCCAACCAAGTCAAGGAAAGCCAAAGGACAGCGCGGAAAGGGCACAACACAAGCACAGACGGGAAACACAGCGCAACAGGCTCCTCTACCCAAGACAACACAGGTTATTTTCAGCGGAAGCATGTCCTCTGAAAACCTGGGACCGACTTCAACCCCCGAGATGGAGGCCCAGAAAAAAGAATCGAAGTCCAAATCAGGCCCTCCGATGTTTTTGGGTGTTGGCGCTGGAGCACCTCTGTATTCGTCTGAGAGGTCCTCATCTAACATGTTTTTGGGCCAACAGATCCCCAGAATGCAGCCTGAAGATAGAGTATGTGAGGCTGGAGTGCTACTGTACTACAAAGGAAGGATGATTAGGAGACTTGAAGGCAACTTCCCGGCGCCGATGGATGAGCTGGAGAGTGCGAAGCTCCCGCCAAAAGCAAGTCTTTTCAGAGGAAACATGTACAGATTTGCCCTTACAGCCGTGATTAATGTGCCCAACTGGCTAGTCCCTTCAATAACTAAGCAGGAGTTTGTACACGAGAATAACCGAGTCTTTCTGACCTTCAAGGCCAAACTCATCAAGTTGCTCTCGGAATACTGCAAAGTGTGCATGGATGAGCACAAGAGGCACAGCTGGTACCTGGAAAAGCTCAAACAGATCGTCGACTACGATATGGCCAACCAGACGACTTTGAACAGTTACATGACTAAGCCGGATGAGGTTGAGGGCCTGGATGACGAAGTTGTGCCCTCCTGGAAGCTTGAAAACACCGAGTCCAGTCAGGAGAACACCACCCGTGAGGAGTCTTTAAACGAAGACGCTGTCGTTGCACCCCCAGAAGACGACGTCAATTTGTCCTCCAAGAACctgaatttaaataatgtcGCTACCGTAACAACTTGA
- the DERL2 gene encoding Der1-like family protein: MDSLIGPIPFMTRIYLSTSVFLMILCSLDIISPLNLYMSWTLVFQGEVWRLITCFVYFGSFGMIFFWNIYVLIHYCSSLESVTMHNKPADFLWMLICNGAMLLALAQIFGHSMFYGGTMINILTYIWGRKNPYSRVGIIFLSVPAPYLPWILAILSYMADYLLNENLLGIFVGHIYYFFTDVFPKMPISGGRQIFATPEFLKILLNQYG, from the exons ATGGACTCTCTTATAGGTCCTATACCGTTCATGACCCGAATATACCTCTCCACGTCAGTCTTTCTGATGATATTGTGTTCCTTGGACATTATTAGCCCATTAAATCTATATATGAGCTGGACGTTGGTCTTTCAAGGTGAAGTTTGGCGTTTAATTACATGTTTTGTATACTTCGGGTCGTTTGGAATGATATTTTTCTGGAATATATACGTTTT GATCCACTACTGCAGCTCATTGGAAAGTGTTACGATGCATAACAAGCCTGCAGATTTCCTGTGGATGCTGATTTGCAATGGAGCAATGTTATTG GCTTTGGCTCAAATATTTGGGCACAGTATGTTCTATGGAGGAACAatgattaatattttaacatataTTTGGGGAAGGAAAAATCCATATAGTCGAGTGGGTATAATATTTCTATCGGTTCCAGCCCCTTATCTACCATG gaTTTTGGCTATATTGTCCTACATGGCAGATTATTTACTTAATGAAAATCTCTTGGGTATCTTCGTCGGTCACATCTATTACTTCTTTACGGATGTTTTCCCCAAAATGCCAATCTCCGGTGGCCGTCAAATCTTTGCAACGCCAGAGTTTTT gAAAATTCTGTTAAATCAATACGGTTAA
- the EIF4-A gene encoding DEAD/DEAH box helicase (Tp32) translates to MADSDSTNQSSYSNGNFTMESNYDEVVDSFDALKLNEDLLRGIYSYGFERPSAIQQRGIKPIIENYDTIGQAQSGTGKTATFSIAALQIINYDVMSCQILILAPTRELAQQIQKVVLALGDYLKVQCHACVGGTVVRDDVHKLKAGVHMVVGTPGRVYDMIEKKALLTDKMKLFILDEADEMLSRGFKGQIQDVFKRLPPDIQVALFSATMPNEILELTTKFMRSPKRILVKKDELTLEGIKQFYILIDKEYKFETLCDLYESVTITQAIIYCNTRRKVDYLTLKMQEKDFTVSSMHGDMGQKERDLIMREFRSGSTRVLITTDLLARGIDVQQVSLVINYDLPMSPDNYIHRIGRSGRFGRKGVAINFVTHQDMDTMKSIENYYNTQIEEMPADIAEYM, encoded by the exons ATGGCAGACTCAGATTCAACAAACCAGTCTTCGTACTCAAACGGAAATTTCACCATGGAATCAAACTATGATGAAGTTGTGGATTCGTTCGATGCTCTCAAGTTGAACGAAGACTTATTGAGGGGTATTTATTCCTATGGGTTTGAAAGACCCTCAGCAATTCAACAACGTGGCATTAAGCCAATAATCGAAAATTACGATACTATCGGTCAGGCCCAATCTGGTACAGGAAAAACCGCAACTTTTAGTATAGCAGCTCTCCAGATTATTAATTACGATGTTATGTCAtgtcaaattttaatattggCTCCAACAAGAGAGCTGGCTCAGCAAATCCAAAAG GTTGTTTTGGCGTTGGGTGACTACCTCAAAGTTCAGTGCCACGCTTGTGTAGGTGGAACAGTGGTTCGTGATGACGTACACAAGCTCAAGGCAGGTGTACACATGGTCGTTGGAACACCCGGAAGGGTCTACGATATGATTGAAAAGAAGGCACTCTTGACCGACAAGATGAAGTTGTTTATCCTTGATGAGGCAGATGAAATGTTGTCACGTGGCTTTAAGGGCCAAATCCAAGATG TATTCAAGAGACTTCCACCAGATATCCAAGTCGCACTTTTCAGTGCCACAATGCCCAACGAAATACTAGAATTGACTACAAAGTTCATGAGGTCACCAAAACGCATTCTTGTCAAGAAGGATGAGTTGACACTTGAGGGTATCAAGCAGTTCTACATCCTCATTGACAAGGAGTACAAGTTTGAAACACTATGCGATCTCTATGAATCAGTCACCATTACACAAGCAATCATTTACTGCAACACAAGGAGGAAAGTGGACTACCTGACCCTGAAAATGCAAGAAAAAGATTTCACAGTTTCAAGCATGCACGGAGACATGGGTCAGAAGGAGAGAGACCTCATTATGCGTGAATTCAGATCAGGATCAACCCGTGTGCTCATTACAACTGACCTCCTCGCAAGAGGTATTGACGTTCAGCAAGTTTCTCTCGTTATCAACTACGATTTACCAATGTCACCAGATAACTACATCCACAG AATTGGCCGTTCTGGAAGGTTTGGAAGGAAGGGTGTAGCAATCAACTTTGTTACCCACCAGGATATGGACACTATGAAAAGTATTGAAAACTACTACAATACACAGATTGAAGAAATGCCTGCAGAT ATTGCCGAATATATGTAA
- the Yars gene encoding putative tRNA binding domain protein: MLELTVNTNSQESQISKLLWKYLNLNHATLLFTTDNDTESALKFKDGRETVKHFPLILELVLTTSDTGSLLIPNEPELKGTMDSFVDFAFKHNFDVLDVESIRMLDTYLLNETFFAGPSLTLADVVLFVSVLNWTVRSKPKERSEFPNLMRWFDHLQHLPELAACFEEFSVINLFDNKLVISQPKAEKVEKKKEKKEKPKIQAPPAETRPYDDVTRLNVVVGSVLSIRKHQDADKLYCLKVDIGTEVRSICSGLVDFLGPDDILNKKVCILANLPKKNLRGEESNGMVLCVSNEGKSSVELLEPPEETPVGERVSWEGLSGEPDEQLSLKKGKDTFAMVQKDLVCKDNVGYYKSSKFMTSKGPCFCKKISTGTIS, translated from the exons ATGTTGGAGTTGACTGTTAACACCAACTCCCAGGAATCCCAAATATCAAAGCTTCTTTGGAAGTATTTAAATCTGAATCACGCAAcacttttatttacaaCAGATAATGATACG GAATCAGCCTTGAAGTTTAAGGATGGAAGAGAAACAGTGAAGCATTTTCCACTCATACTGGAACTTGTTCTGACAACATCAGATACCGGATCACTCCTTATACCGAACGAACCTGAATTGAAG GGCACTATGGACTCGTTTGTTGATTTTGCTTTTAAACACAACTTTGATGTTCTGGATGTCGAGTCAATTAGG ATGTTGGATACGTATTTGCTAAATGAAACTTTCTTTGCTGGTCCTTCCTTAACCTTGGCTGATGTCGTATTATTTGTTTCTGTATTAAATTGGACG GTTCGTTCTAAACCAAAGGAACGTTCAGAATTTCCTAATCTCATGAGGTGGTTTGATCATTTACAGCATCTTCCAG AGCTTGCGGCTTGTTTTGAGGAGTTTTCAGTAATAAACCTGTTCGAT AACAAGCTTGTTATATCACAGCCAAAGGCGG agAAAGTTGAAAAGAAGAAAGAAAAGAAAGAGAAACCGAAAATCCAAGCACCACCAGCCGAGACTAGACCTTATGATGATGTGACAAGATTAAAC GTTGTTGTTGGCAGTGTTCTATCAATCAGGAAACATCAGGATGCTGACAa ATTATACTGCCTCAAAGTTGATATCGGAACTGAGGTCAGGAGTATTTGTTCAGGACTTGTTGACTTTCTTGGCCCAGATGATATTCTGAACAAGAAAGTATGCATCCTTGCAAATTTACCTAAAAAGAACCTGAGAGGAGAAGAATCTAACGGAATGGTTTTATGTGTATCAAACGAAGGCAAAAGTTCTGTTGAGCTCCTGGAGCCACCCGAGGAAACACCT GTGGGAGAACGTGTTAGTTGGGAAGGTTTATCAGGAGAGCCAGACGAACAACTTTCACTGAAGAAGGGAAAGGATACTTTTGCTATGGTAcaaaag GATTTGGTGTGTAAAGATAACGTTGGATACTACAAG TCGTCAAAATTCATGACTTCCAAGGGGCCATGTTTCTGTAAAAAAATCTCAACGGGAACAATTTCCTAA
- a CDS encoding OST-HTH Associated domain protein: MKENNLVKESGLESNMIKNKLDQTEDYQHESGSSCSSDGGSFSSFSTAYTSNLNNSTRLRDISGNGYQKNKSSKNKKPGKSFTKLDSIYKAINELYEEEIVPTVHEIRRKLNKNEGSCINGQKLLKLCSNDQKFQIIRLQGPGPNSRDIPNEWAILIRSRPFKHFNKVVDQDLVKVASDYLTFISTYQYYMLSEQSENKQLHDMNFECRIIDAYTKLFELDISIVPVEDIFNVGGRYVFAEHLKKNGPKEFRNLSLGTIVKVVQKLNEMGLLVYRGNCLVPVVTSKSAANKFNNNATNRLDQEQLSKIRTEVLSLFNIESIIPLSSLPLVYKRVHGVDLKYRDLGYEKLSDFIKNEVPTCRITTHSNQFVATICSDDEDGVSVNNSPDETPDVTKCSFNQSYTSQNCLCTSFTTVLYPLKITRI; the protein is encoded by the coding sequence ATGaaagaaaataatttagtaaaagAATCTGGGTTGGAATCTAACatgattaaaaataaactggACCAAACTGAGGATTACCAGCATGAATCTGGGTCAAGTTGCAGCAGTGACGGAGGAAGTTTTTCAAGTTTTAGTACAGCTTACACTTCAAATCTCAATAATTCCACTCGCTTGAGAGATATCTCAGGGAACGGATATCAGAAAAACAAGAGCTCAAAGAATAAAAAGCCTGGTAAATCGTTTACAAAGTTAGATAGCATTTACAAGGCCATCAATGAGCTATATGAAGAGGAAATCGTTCCAACTGTTCATGAGATCAGGCGTAAGCTGAACAAAAACGAAGGATCCTGCATAAACGGCCAGAAACTGCTAAAACTATGCTCTAATGACCAGAAGTTCCAAATCATAAGGCTTCAAGGTCCAGGTCCTAACTCCAGGGACATCCCAAACGAATGGGCTATTTTGATCAGAAGCAGACCTTTTAAGCACTTCAACAAGGTTGTGGACCAGGATCTTGTGAAAGTGGCCTCCGATTACCTGACTTTCATATCAACGTACCAGTATTACATGTTGTCTGAGCAAAGTGAGAACAAACAACTCCACGATATGAATTTCGAGTGCAGAATCATTGATGCCTATACCAAATTATTTGAACTCGACATCTCAATCGTCCCAGTTGAAGACATATTCAACGTTGGAGGCAGGTACGTGTTTGCCGAGCACTTGAAGAAGAACGGCCCAAAGGAGTTTAGGAATTTATCATTGGGAACAATCGTAAAAGTTGTTCAGAAATTGAACGAAATGGGCTTGTTGGTCTATAGGGGAAATTGCCTGGTCCCCGTAGTGACCTCTAAGTCAGCGGCAAACAAATTCAACAACAACGCAACTAACAGATTGGATCAAGAACAACTTTCCAAGATAAGAACAGAGGTGCTGAGCCTTTTTAACATCGAATCCATAATACCTCTTAGTTCTCTACCACTAGTGTACAAACGTGTCCACGGTGTTGACCTCAAGTATCGCGACTTGGGCTACGAGAAATTATCagattttattaaaaacgAGGTTCCAACGTGTAGAATAACAACCCATTCCAACCAGTTTGTCGCAACCATCTGTTctgatgatgaagatgGTGTTAGTGTAAACAATTCACCTGATGAAACCCCAGATGTCACCAAATGCAGTTTTAACCAATCTTACACATCGCAAAATTGCCTTTGTACTTCCTTTACCACTGTATTATATCctcttaaaattactcgcatttaa
- a CDS encoding Histidine phosphatase superfamily (branch 1) family protein: MPILPSYLSNYDMKMSNNVIATTGACLTLLFGIAIVFSKCSGELPGLSIGAPVEICKTRLSFTSFFLKIKLFFIALHRLTYYPTYRKFNQVLIERAKSINDSEAVTVKVKTFYFSRHGESVYNDLTINRNVFIIVLKTMRLILFETLLLFTNEVLTYDSPLSTEGISKSLNAAQFLSSPKNQNDPDISILNGKSTVPSVILTSYLRRAQGTVSLLFQSRLSTNDENIFITHELDEVVRNPDCIPMHSVFDYITFPLLEQLYTPQSYYRYLRLKSVEEDPYDITNPYYKILRFFDRVFHRFDEDVIIAVGHSRWIRYAMRIFFPQNSVDFDILNKKLTNNGIIKVDVHLKKSPGGDHMYMFDPKSFRIIYGSFK; the protein is encoded by the exons atgcCTATCCTTCCTTCTTATCTCTCAAATTACGATATGAAGATGTCCAACAATGTTATCGCAACCACCGGAGCTTGTTTGACTCTTTTGTTTGGGATTGCAATTGTGTTCTCAAAATGCTCCGGGGAGTTGCCAGGGCTCTCGATTGGAGCTCCTGTAGAAATCTGTAAAACTAGGCTTTCTTTTACTTCGTTTTTTctcaaaattaaactatttttcATTGCTCTACATAGATTAACATACTATCCCACCTACAGAAAGTTTAATCAGGTTTTGATTGAACGAGCCAAGAGTATTAACGACAGCGAGGCTGTAACTGTAAAAGTTAAGACCTTTTACTTCTCCAGGCACGGCGAGTCCGTGTATAACGATCTCACCATCAATAGAAATGTAtttataatagtattaaaaaCCATGAGACTCATATTATTTGAGACGCTTTTGTTGTTCACTAATGAAGTTCTAACTTATGATTCCCCGCTGAGTACAGAGGGGATTTCAAAATCACTGAATGCAGCCCAGTTTTTATCATCACCTAAGAACCAAAATGACCCCGACATATCCATATTAAACGGGAAGTCGACAGTACCCTcagttattttaacatCGTACTTGAG gCGTGCTCAAGGCACAGTTTCACTTTTATTCCAATCCCGCTTAAGCACCAACGATGAGAATATTTTCATAACCCACGAACTAGAT gAAGTTGTTAGGAATCCAGATTGCATTCCTATGCACAGTGTTTTTGACTACATCACATTCCCACTGCTGGAACAGCTGTACACTCCCCAGTCTTACTATCGATACTTGAGGTTGAAGTCAGTTGAAGAGGATCCTTACGACATTACTAACCCCtactataaaattttaagattCTTCGACAGGGTTTTCCACAGATTTGACGAGGATGTCATCATCGCAGTGGGCCACTCGAGATGGATCAGATACGCCATGAGAATATTCTTTCCACAG aacTCCGTTGATTTTGACATTTTAAACAAGAAACTGACCAACAATGGGATTATCAAGGTTGATGTTCACCTGAAgaag AGTCCTGGCGGAGACCACATGTACATGTTCGATCCCAAGTCTTTTAGGATTATTTACGGttcttttaaataa